The following proteins come from a genomic window of Halomicroarcula saliterrae:
- a CDS encoding MFS transporter yields MGLIRMTKYRTLLLATIGFNFSFLIWFSFAPFTGGMAEEFNLTTAQIGILASSAIWMAPFGRMLTGWLSDKYGAPTIFAIVLAYVGVFSIASAFAQNYSVFFVTRLIVATAGITFVIGIQHVAEWFEEENLGLAEGIYAGIGNAGAAGGALILPRVFGTDWSGPLFSTNWRAAFFYTGIVSIFLAVAYYTLGEAAKSEAKREATKSNTSFKDWLHTATRYGTVVLAVAYIMSFGLELSMNGWLATYYREAFNQDNLVIASTFAATFSIAAGLLRPIGGYVSDVLARKEKNILPVFKGRYREQWTFVSLCFIVVSMFGMTLAGLSGVVMNAVIVGFLVGTACAFAEGAIFAQVPAMFPDNSGSVAGVVGGIGTVGGIVYPLVYAAPFLSSLHIGYAIVAASMIPFVLLAAWVFQPNVAEVANTSGFIGGSSEPSAATSDD; encoded by the coding sequence ATGGGACTGATCAGGATGACGAAGTACCGGACGCTGCTGCTCGCGACCATCGGGTTCAACTTCTCGTTCCTGATATGGTTCTCCTTTGCCCCCTTCACGGGCGGGATGGCCGAGGAGTTCAACCTGACGACGGCCCAGATCGGTATCCTCGCCAGCTCGGCCATCTGGATGGCCCCCTTCGGCCGGATGCTGACCGGCTGGCTCTCCGATAAGTACGGTGCGCCCACGATATTCGCCATCGTGCTCGCGTACGTCGGCGTGTTCTCGATAGCGAGCGCGTTCGCGCAGAACTACAGCGTGTTCTTCGTGACCCGGCTCATCGTCGCGACGGCCGGCATCACCTTCGTCATCGGCATCCAGCACGTCGCCGAGTGGTTCGAGGAGGAGAACCTCGGGCTGGCGGAGGGCATCTACGCCGGCATCGGCAACGCCGGGGCCGCGGGCGGGGCGCTCATCCTCCCGCGCGTGTTCGGGACCGACTGGAGCGGCCCGCTGTTCTCGACGAACTGGCGCGCCGCCTTCTTCTACACCGGCATCGTCTCCATCTTCCTCGCGGTCGCCTACTACACCCTCGGCGAGGCCGCAAAGTCCGAGGCGAAGCGGGAGGCGACCAAGAGCAACACCAGCTTCAAGGACTGGCTCCACACGGCGACCCGCTACGGCACCGTCGTGCTGGCGGTCGCGTACATCATGTCCTTTGGCCTCGAACTGTCGATGAACGGGTGGCTCGCCACCTACTACCGCGAGGCGTTCAACCAGGACAACCTCGTCATCGCGAGCACGTTCGCCGCGACGTTCTCCATCGCGGCCGGCCTGCTCCGCCCCATCGGCGGCTACGTCAGCGACGTACTGGCTCGCAAGGAGAAGAACATCCTGCCGGTGTTCAAAGGTCGCTACCGCGAGCAGTGGACGTTCGTCTCGCTGTGTTTCATCGTCGTCTCGATGTTCGGCATGACGCTCGCCGGACTCTCCGGCGTCGTGATGAACGCCGTCATCGTCGGCTTCCTCGTCGGGACCGCCTGTGCCTTCGCCGAGGGCGCCATCTTCGCGCAGGTGCCCGCGATGTTCCCCGACAACTCCGGGTCGGTCGCCGGCGTCGTCGGCGGTATCGGTACCGTCGGCGGTATCGTCTACCCGCTGGTGTACGCCGCGCCGTTCCTGTCGAGTCTCCACATCGGCTACGCCATCGTCGCCGCGTCGATGATTCCGTTCGTGCTGCTGGCCGCGTGGGTGTTCCAGCCCAACGTCGCGGAAGTCGCGAACACCAGCGGCTTCATCGGCGGCTCTAGCGAGCCCAGCGCGGCGACGAGCGACGACTGA
- the nasA gene encoding assimilatory nitrate reductase NasA, translating to MSDWVPTTCMRCAVGCGHMQRGADIGYGIDMVRGDAAHPVNQGLACARGIQESRDPDGKWLTRPLVRDDGELRTTTWDVALARATQGLREAHANDPDSVAVLGSGQQTNEAAYALGKLARGGFGTRNYDANTTLCMASAVTAYYQAFGSDAPPCTYDDIEDADRHVVWGANPAVAHPVMFRWISEAAEETELITVDPVRSETAENSDHHVAPEPGKDLAFARAIFARLVETDRLDHDFIVDATDGFEELLATLPTAEEAADDAGVSMDDVELLADAMDHRALLYWGMGINQHVQGTETARALVDLTLATGNLRPGAGPFSLTGQANSMGTRICSSKGSWPGQRSFGDPNHRQLVADEWGVPVDRLPDDTGPGPVGMLENGPDAVWAVATNPVAGMPDADSARDRLEDAFVVAQDAFHTETTELADVVLPAATWGESEGTTTNMERTISRVRAATEVPSGVRSDLDIIATVGSRLFPGLFESTSPDPSDVFDEFAGLTEGTVADCSGISYERLDEGHAVRWPAPDADSSGGYRYYDDGSWSFPTATGNAQFSTGRQQKLPEPTDGDYPLTLTTAREADGYNTGVRSRSGAPGELVARIHPDTVELHADRIVRDRLSVVSRRGDATVRVDRDEGVPRGVVWLPIHHPATNRLTLPERDPQSSEPHFKQCAVRLVAPETELPPATAD from the coding sequence GTGAGCGACTGGGTCCCCACGACGTGCATGCGGTGTGCCGTCGGCTGTGGCCACATGCAGCGGGGCGCCGACATCGGGTACGGTATCGATATGGTGCGGGGTGACGCCGCCCATCCGGTGAATCAGGGGCTGGCCTGTGCGCGTGGCATCCAGGAGAGCCGCGACCCGGACGGCAAGTGGCTCACGCGGCCGCTCGTCAGGGACGACGGCGAGCTCCGGACGACCACGTGGGATGTCGCGCTCGCGCGAGCGACCCAGGGGCTGCGCGAGGCCCACGCGAACGACCCCGACAGCGTCGCCGTGCTGGGCAGCGGCCAGCAGACCAACGAGGCGGCCTACGCGCTGGGGAAACTCGCCCGCGGCGGGTTCGGGACGCGCAACTACGACGCGAACACGACGCTGTGTATGGCCAGCGCAGTCACCGCCTACTACCAGGCCTTCGGCAGCGACGCGCCGCCGTGTACGTACGACGATATCGAAGACGCCGACAGACACGTCGTCTGGGGGGCAAACCCCGCCGTTGCCCACCCCGTGATGTTCCGCTGGATAAGCGAGGCCGCCGAGGAGACGGAGCTCATTACCGTCGACCCGGTCCGGTCCGAAACCGCCGAGAACAGCGACCACCACGTCGCTCCCGAACCGGGGAAGGACCTCGCGTTCGCCCGGGCGATTTTCGCCCGACTGGTCGAGACCGACCGGCTCGACCACGATTTCATCGTCGACGCCACGGACGGCTTCGAGGAGCTACTCGCGACGCTGCCGACGGCCGAGGAAGCGGCCGACGACGCCGGCGTGTCGATGGACGATGTCGAGTTGCTGGCCGACGCGATGGACCACCGGGCGCTGCTGTACTGGGGAATGGGTATCAATCAGCACGTCCAGGGGACCGAGACCGCACGCGCGCTCGTGGACCTCACGCTCGCGACGGGGAACCTGCGGCCCGGCGCCGGCCCGTTCTCGCTGACCGGGCAGGCCAACTCGATGGGCACTCGCATCTGCTCCTCGAAGGGGTCCTGGCCCGGGCAACGGTCCTTCGGCGACCCGAACCACCGACAGCTCGTGGCCGACGAGTGGGGCGTGCCGGTCGACCGCCTGCCCGACGACACCGGCCCCGGCCCGGTCGGGATGCTCGAAAACGGGCCCGACGCGGTGTGGGCCGTCGCCACGAACCCGGTCGCCGGGATGCCCGACGCCGACAGCGCCCGCGACCGGCTCGAAGACGCCTTCGTCGTCGCACAGGACGCCTTCCACACGGAGACGACCGAGCTGGCCGACGTGGTGCTACCGGCGGCGACGTGGGGCGAGAGCGAGGGGACGACGACGAACATGGAACGGACCATCTCGCGTGTCCGCGCCGCGACCGAGGTGCCAAGCGGCGTTCGGTCGGACCTCGACATCATCGCGACCGTCGGCTCGCGGCTGTTCCCCGGGCTGTTCGAGAGCACCTCGCCGGACCCGAGCGACGTGTTCGACGAGTTCGCTGGCCTCACCGAGGGAACCGTCGCCGATTGTTCGGGTATCAGCTACGAGCGGCTGGACGAGGGGCACGCGGTCCGCTGGCCGGCCCCCGACGCCGACAGTTCGGGCGGGTACCGCTACTACGACGACGGGTCGTGGTCGTTCCCGACCGCGACCGGGAACGCCCAGTTCTCTACCGGTCGCCAGCAGAAGCTCCCCGAGCCGACCGACGGCGACTATCCGCTGACGCTGACCACGGCCCGCGAGGCCGACGGGTACAACACCGGCGTCCGCTCCCGGAGCGGCGCGCCCGGTGAACTGGTCGCTCGCATCCACCCGGACACGGTCGAGCTTCACGCCGACCGCATCGTCCGGGACCGACTGAGCGTCGTCTCCCGCCGCGGCGACGCGACAGTCCGCGTCGACCGCGACGAAGGGGTCCCCCGCGGCGTGGTCTGGCTCCCCATCCACCACCCGGCCACCAACAGGCTCACGCTCCCGGAGCGGGACCCCCAGTCCAGCGAGCCCCACTTCAAGCAGTGTGCCGTCAGACTGGTCGCACCCGAGACGGAGCTGCCGCCGGCGACGGCCGACTGA
- the nasA gene encoding assimilatory nitrate reductase NasA: protein MTQWKPTTCMRCAVGCGQHQRGVDRGYGVDKVRGNYDHPATNGLACERGIRETENPAGEWLTEPLVRRGNTLRPASWETALGVVAAEFIGTIAEDPDNLAVLGSGQQTNEAAYALGKLARGGIGTTYFDANTTLCMASAVTAYYDAFGSDAPPPTYDDIPEAETHLVWGANPAAAHPVLYRWILDSAADGRLVVVDPVKSETAADADTFVQVEPGTDLELARAVLARLVETDRVDREFVDANTDGYEALVDSLPPVDAAAETAGVDVETVEEIAAAFESPTLLYWGMGVNQSTHGTDAARMLINCCLATGNMGPGSGPFSLTGQANSMGVRVCSSKGTFPGQRPFTDEDARAEMAETWDVPLSRLPASTGPGPVGIVDEINRGHIDAVWTVATNPVAGMPDATNVARALDDVFLVVQDAFRSETVEHADVVLPAATWGETEGTTMNMERRVSRVTAVSDVVDNVRTDLDIIAAVGNRIESGLFEAPPVDPEGVFDEIRELTAGTVADCSGISYDRLDRELAVRWPAPDGTSEGGYRYYDEGSWSFPTDSGRAQLSTASYDGVPEPTDATYPLVLTTGRRPDAYNTGVRTREETGDVPSARIHPETAGQYVHLLDRGRTIVESRRAAVTVDLAPDDSVPTGAIWMDVHHPVVNELTLSAVDPDSNEPNFKQCAVRLSSPDTSSTVTRSGLPHTGTTD, encoded by the coding sequence GTGACACAGTGGAAACCGACGACGTGTATGCGGTGTGCGGTCGGCTGTGGCCAGCACCAGCGCGGCGTCGACAGGGGGTACGGCGTCGACAAGGTCCGGGGCAACTACGACCACCCGGCGACGAACGGGCTCGCCTGCGAGCGCGGCATCCGGGAGACGGAGAACCCGGCGGGAGAGTGGCTCACGGAGCCGCTGGTCCGGCGGGGGAACACCCTCCGACCCGCCTCGTGGGAGACGGCGCTCGGCGTCGTCGCGGCGGAGTTCATCGGGACCATCGCCGAGGACCCGGACAACCTCGCCGTGCTGGGCAGCGGCCAGCAGACCAACGAGGCGGCCTACGCGCTGGGGAAACTCGCCCGCGGCGGCATCGGGACGACGTACTTCGACGCGAACACGACGCTGTGTATGGCCAGCGCGGTCACCGCCTACTACGACGCCTTCGGCAGCGACGCGCCGCCGCCGACCTACGACGACATCCCCGAAGCCGAGACGCATCTGGTCTGGGGCGCGAACCCGGCTGCGGCCCACCCGGTGCTGTACCGGTGGATACTCGACAGCGCGGCCGACGGCCGTCTCGTCGTGGTCGACCCGGTGAAAAGCGAGACGGCCGCCGACGCGGACACCTTCGTCCAGGTCGAGCCCGGAACCGACCTCGAACTCGCGCGGGCCGTCCTCGCCCGACTGGTGGAGACCGACCGCGTCGACCGCGAGTTCGTCGACGCCAACACCGACGGGTACGAGGCGCTGGTCGACTCGCTGCCGCCCGTCGACGCCGCCGCCGAGACCGCCGGCGTCGACGTCGAGACGGTCGAGGAAATCGCCGCCGCCTTCGAGTCCCCGACGCTGCTGTACTGGGGGATGGGCGTCAACCAGAGCACCCACGGCACGGACGCGGCGCGGATGCTCATCAACTGCTGTCTGGCGACGGGGAACATGGGCCCCGGTAGCGGCCCGTTCTCGCTGACCGGGCAGGCCAACTCGATGGGGGTGCGCGTCTGCTCCTCGAAGGGGACCTTCCCCGGCCAGCGCCCCTTCACCGACGAAGACGCCCGCGCCGAGATGGCCGAGACGTGGGACGTCCCGTTGAGTCGGCTCCCGGCGTCGACCGGGCCCGGGCCCGTGGGCATCGTCGACGAAATAAACCGGGGCCACATCGACGCCGTCTGGACGGTCGCGACCAACCCCGTCGCGGGGATGCCCGACGCCACGAACGTCGCCCGCGCGCTGGACGACGTGTTCCTGGTCGTCCAGGACGCGTTCCGGTCGGAGACGGTCGAACACGCCGACGTGGTGTTGCCGGCGGCGACGTGGGGGGAGACCGAGGGGACGACGATGAACATGGAACGGCGCGTCTCCCGCGTGACGGCAGTGAGCGACGTGGTCGACAACGTCCGCACGGACCTCGACATCATCGCCGCGGTGGGCAACCGCATCGAGTCGGGGCTGTTCGAGGCGCCGCCGGTCGACCCCGAGGGGGTGTTCGACGAGATACGCGAGCTGACGGCGGGGACCGTGGCGGACTGCTCGGGCATCAGCTACGACCGACTGGACCGCGAGCTGGCCGTCCGCTGGCCGGCGCCAGACGGGACGAGCGAGGGCGGGTATCGGTACTACGACGAGGGGTCGTGGTCGTTCCCGACCGACTCCGGGCGCGCACAGCTCTCGACGGCCAGCTACGACGGGGTGCCCGAGCCGACCGACGCGACCTACCCGCTCGTGCTGACGACCGGGCGACGGCCCGACGCTTACAACACGGGCGTCCGGACCCGCGAGGAGACCGGCGACGTCCCCAGCGCGCGCATCCACCCCGAGACCGCCGGCCAGTACGTCCACCTGCTGGACCGCGGACGCACCATCGTGGAGTCGCGGCGGGCCGCCGTCACCGTCGACCTCGCCCCCGACGACAGCGTCCCGACCGGCGCTATCTGGATGGACGTCCACCACCCCGTGGTCAACGAACTGACCCTGTCAGCCGTCGACCCCGACTCCAACGAGCCCAACTTCAAGCAGTGCGCCGTCCGCCTGTCGTCGCCGGACACGTCCTCGACGGTCACCCGCAGCGGCCTCCCACACACCGGCACCACCGACTGA
- a CDS encoding MFS transporter, whose translation MDDRQIRGTPRRGLASATLGFFIGFAGVVLYGPVATEFESAMGLSGLALGLLVAAPQLTGSLLRIPFGAWVDDVGPRRPFLVLLGLSIAGMAGLALLLTVFYPGGLTMELYPLVFLCGALSGCGIAVFSVGTTQTAYWYPKETQGTVLAVYAGLGNSSPGLFTLLLPVALAALGLTTAYLVWFGFLVAGTLAFARYAVDPPYFQLRAAGVDAETSRARAADHGQELFPGGDAFASVREAARIRRTWVLVALFFTSFGGFLALTVWLPSYWTTVHGMDVQSAGALTAVAFTLLAALVRIPGGVMSDRIGGELTAAGSFLLVAVGAGALVVSREYNIALGATVLVAVGMGVANAAVFQLVPKYVPEAVGGASGLVGGLGAFGGFVVPPVLGLFVDTYGSEGYATGFLVFVALAFVAVALSERLYRTQPTTAAEAAPADG comes from the coding sequence ATGGACGACCGACAGATTCGCGGAACCCCCCGGCGAGGGCTGGCGTCCGCGACACTGGGCTTTTTCATCGGCTTCGCCGGCGTCGTGCTCTATGGCCCCGTCGCCACCGAGTTCGAGTCGGCGATGGGGCTGTCCGGGCTGGCGCTGGGCCTGCTCGTCGCCGCGCCCCAACTGACCGGCTCGCTGCTGCGTATCCCCTTCGGCGCGTGGGTCGACGACGTCGGGCCGCGGCGGCCGTTTCTTGTCCTGCTCGGGCTCTCCATCGCGGGGATGGCCGGACTCGCGCTGCTGCTGACCGTCTTCTACCCCGGCGGGCTGACGATGGAGCTGTACCCGCTCGTGTTCCTCTGTGGTGCGCTCTCGGGCTGTGGCATCGCCGTCTTCTCCGTGGGGACGACACAGACCGCCTACTGGTATCCGAAGGAGACGCAGGGGACCGTGCTCGCGGTGTACGCCGGGCTCGGCAACAGCTCGCCGGGGCTGTTCACGCTGTTGCTCCCGGTCGCCCTGGCCGCGCTCGGACTGACGACGGCGTATCTCGTCTGGTTCGGCTTCCTCGTCGCCGGGACGCTGGCGTTCGCCCGGTACGCGGTCGACCCGCCGTACTTCCAGCTGCGGGCGGCCGGCGTGGACGCCGAGACGAGCAGAGCACGCGCCGCCGACCACGGCCAGGAGCTGTTCCCCGGCGGCGACGCCTTCGCCTCCGTCCGCGAGGCCGCCCGCATCCGCCGGACGTGGGTGCTGGTCGCGCTGTTTTTCACCTCCTTCGGCGGCTTTCTCGCGCTCACGGTGTGGCTTCCCTCCTACTGGACGACTGTCCACGGCATGGACGTCCAGTCGGCCGGGGCCCTGACCGCGGTGGCCTTCACCCTGCTGGCGGCGCTCGTCCGGATTCCGGGCGGCGTGATGAGCGACCGGATCGGTGGCGAACTGACGGCGGCCGGCAGTTTCCTCCTCGTCGCCGTCGGCGCCGGCGCCCTCGTCGTCAGCCGGGAGTACAACATCGCCCTCGGTGCGACGGTGCTCGTCGCGGTCGGAATGGGCGTCGCCAACGCCGCGGTGTTCCAGCTCGTTCCGAAATACGTCCCGGAAGCGGTCGGCGGGGCCTCCGGGCTCGTCGGCGGGCTCGGCGCCTTCGGCGGCTTCGTGGTCCCGCCGGTGCTGGGACTGTTCGTGGATACCTACGGCAGCGAAGGGTACGCCACCGGTTTCCTGGTCTTCGTCGCGCTGGCGTTCGTCGCCGTCGCGCTCTCCGAACGGCTCTACCGCACGCAGCCGACGACCGCCGCGGAGGCGGCCCCGGCCGACGGGTGA
- the prs gene encoding ribose-phosphate diphosphokinase, which translates to MIIPGAETQAFAVALAEAADEPLGRVEYERFADGEHVVRVPEAVDNERAVVVASTVDSDAHVQLLQLQDAVREAGASEVVTVLPYMGYARQDAAFRAGEPVSSRAMARAISTGTDRVITVTPHEPAVCDFFDVPATNVDAARVLADPLPADLSDPLFLSPDEGAIELARTVRDAYGTGETDHFVKNRDYDSGDVDITPSDATVEGRDVVLTDDIIATGSTMSESIEVLNERAADRIFVTCVHPMLASNALTKLSVAGVDAVYGTDTVERAVSEVSAAPVVAEEL; encoded by the coding sequence ATGATTATCCCCGGCGCGGAGACACAGGCGTTTGCGGTGGCGCTTGCCGAGGCGGCCGACGAGCCGCTCGGACGGGTCGAGTACGAACGATTCGCCGACGGGGAGCACGTCGTCCGGGTGCCCGAGGCCGTCGACAACGAACGGGCGGTCGTCGTCGCCTCGACGGTCGACTCGGACGCGCACGTCCAGTTGCTCCAGCTCCAGGACGCCGTGCGCGAGGCCGGTGCCAGCGAGGTCGTCACCGTCCTGCCATACATGGGCTATGCCCGTCAGGACGCCGCCTTCCGCGCGGGCGAGCCGGTCTCCTCCCGGGCGATGGCCCGGGCCATCTCGACGGGCACCGACCGCGTCATCACGGTCACGCCACACGAGCCCGCCGTGTGTGACTTTTTCGACGTGCCGGCGACGAACGTCGACGCCGCCCGCGTGCTGGCCGACCCGCTCCCGGCGGACCTCTCGGACCCGCTCTTCCTCTCGCCGGACGAGGGCGCTATCGAACTGGCCCGGACGGTCCGGGACGCCTACGGGACCGGCGAGACCGACCACTTCGTCAAGAATCGGGACTACGACAGCGGCGACGTCGATATCACTCCCAGCGACGCCACCGTCGAGGGGCGGGACGTGGTGTTGACCGACGACATCATCGCGACGGGCTCGACGATGAGCGAGTCCATCGAAGTGTTGAACGAGCGGGCCGCGGACCGGATTTTCGTCACTTGCGTCCACCCGATGCTCGCCAGCAACGCGCTGACGAAGCTGTCGGTCGCCGGCGTCGACGCCGTCTACGGCACCGACACCGTCGAACGGGCCGTCAGCGAGGTCAGCGCCGCGCCGGTCGTGGCCGAGGAACTGTAG
- the hemL gene encoding glutamate-1-semialdehyde 2,1-aminomutase translates to MNHEQSRALYDRALSVMPGGVNSSVRAVRPYPFFVQKGDGGHVIDADGNRYIDYVMGYGPLLLGHDMPESVQSAVQRHAAEGPMYGAPTEVEVELAEFVARHVPGVEMTRFVNSGTEATVSAVRLARGYTGRDKIVVMQSGYHGAQESTLVEGEGDHTAPSSPGIPESFAEHTLTIPFNDREAARELFAEHGDDIAAVLTEPILGNYGIVHPVEGFHETLRELCDDHGSLLIFDEVITGFRVGGLQCAQGKFDIDPDITTFGKIVGGGFPVAAVGGKSEIIEQFTPAGDVFQSGTYSGHPVGMAAGLETLRYVAENDVYSRVNGLAEDLRSGLQDILEDRAPEYTVVGTDSMFKVVFTRDAPDSFEGHCEAGCTQREECSRYDHCPKNGHDVTQAETERWERLFWPAMKEQGVFLTANQFESQFVCDAHTDADIEETLEAYKTAI, encoded by the coding sequence ATGAACCACGAGCAGTCACGTGCGCTCTACGACCGGGCGCTGTCGGTGATGCCCGGCGGCGTCAACTCCTCGGTGCGGGCCGTCCGTCCGTACCCCTTCTTCGTCCAGAAGGGCGACGGCGGCCACGTCATCGACGCCGACGGCAACCGCTACATCGACTACGTGATGGGGTACGGGCCGCTCCTGCTGGGCCACGACATGCCCGAGTCGGTCCAGTCGGCAGTCCAGCGACACGCCGCCGAGGGGCCGATGTACGGCGCGCCGACGGAGGTCGAGGTCGAACTCGCCGAGTTCGTCGCCCGCCACGTCCCCGGCGTCGAGATGACCCGCTTCGTCAACTCCGGCACCGAGGCCACCGTCTCGGCCGTTCGTCTGGCCCGCGGCTACACCGGTCGCGACAAGATCGTCGTGATGCAGAGCGGCTACCACGGCGCCCAGGAGTCCACGCTCGTCGAGGGCGAGGGCGACCACACCGCCCCGTCCAGCCCCGGCATCCCCGAGAGCTTCGCCGAGCACACTCTCACTATCCCGTTTAACGACCGCGAGGCCGCCCGCGAGCTCTTCGCCGAACACGGCGACGACATCGCCGCCGTCCTCACCGAACCCATCCTCGGCAACTACGGCATCGTCCACCCCGTCGAGGGCTTTCACGAGACCCTGCGGGAGCTGTGTGACGACCACGGCTCGCTGCTGATTTTCGACGAGGTCATCACCGGCTTCCGCGTCGGCGGGCTCCAGTGCGCTCAGGGCAAGTTCGACATCGACCCCGACATCACCACCTTCGGGAAGATCGTCGGGGGTGGCTTCCCGGTCGCGGCGGTCGGTGGGAAAAGCGAGATAATCGAGCAGTTCACGCCCGCCGGCGACGTGTTCCAGTCCGGCACCTACTCGGGCCACCCGGTCGGCATGGCCGCCGGGCTGGAGACGCTGCGGTACGTGGCCGAGAACGACGTGTACAGTCGCGTCAACGGGCTCGCCGAAGACCTGCGGTCGGGTCTGCAGGACATCCTCGAAGATCGGGCCCCCGAGTACACCGTCGTCGGGACGGACTCGATGTTCAAGGTCGTCTTCACGCGCGATGCACCGGACAGCTTCGAGGGCCACTGCGAGGCCGGCTGTACGCAACGCGAGGAGTGCTCCCGCTACGACCACTGCCCGAAGAACGGTCACGACGTGACACAGGCCGAGACCGAACGGTGGGAGCGGCTGTTCTGGCCCGCGATGAAAGAACAGGGCGTCTTCCTCACCGCCAACCAGTTCGAGTCCCAGTTCGTCTGTGACGCCCACACCGACGCGGACATCGAGGAGACCCTGGAGGCCTACAAGACGGCGATATGA
- a CDS encoding HVO_0234 family beta-propeller protein — translation MSDDISLSEKRMYGQTRPETHAYVASGLGVTRVETAGGQIGRFSLAERCSARDIAGANGEIAVATEESVLISTADGFAETGFGPATAVGYDADGLVAAGEGRVARYDDGEWWEMGTVDDVRALAADLVAAADGVYGLPGCAYLGLHDAADVAGPFAATADGLYKRDAQEGTVGPRENWAIVRSGAHGVVATDGARVHAADADTLYELADHGGASPDPHWEPCDLPVRERVVDVTYGQDTHAITEDGTFLVDTADDATADGRGGWRARSLGVPEVVGVAVA, via the coding sequence ATGAGCGACGACATCTCGCTGTCCGAGAAGCGGATGTACGGCCAGACTCGCCCGGAGACCCACGCCTACGTCGCTTCGGGGCTGGGCGTCACCCGGGTCGAGACTGCCGGCGGGCAGATCGGCCGGTTCAGCCTCGCCGAGCGCTGTTCGGCCCGTGACATCGCCGGTGCGAACGGCGAGATAGCCGTCGCCACCGAGGAGTCGGTCCTGATTTCGACGGCGGACGGCTTCGCGGAGACGGGCTTCGGTCCGGCGACGGCCGTCGGCTACGACGCCGACGGGTTGGTGGCTGCTGGCGAGGGGCGGGTCGCCCGCTACGACGACGGCGAGTGGTGGGAGATGGGGACCGTCGACGACGTGCGGGCGCTGGCCGCCGACCTCGTCGCGGCCGCCGACGGCGTCTACGGCCTGCCCGGCTGCGCGTATCTCGGACTGCACGACGCCGCCGACGTGGCAGGCCCTTTCGCCGCCACCGCGGACGGGCTGTACAAACGCGACGCCCAGGAGGGAACCGTCGGCCCCCGGGAGAACTGGGCAATCGTCCGGTCGGGCGCGCACGGCGTCGTCGCCACCGACGGCGCTCGGGTCCATGCAGCGGACGCCGACACCCTGTACGAACTGGCCGACCACGGCGGCGCCAGCCCCGACCCCCACTGGGAGCCCTGTGACCTCCCGGTCCGCGAGCGGGTCGTCGACGTGACCTACGGCCAGGATACCCACGCCATCACCGAGGACGGTACGTTCCTCGTCGACACGGCCGATGACGCGACGGCCGACGGCCGCGGCGGCTGGCGGGCCCGGTCGCTGGGCGTCCCCGAAGTGGTCGGCGTCGCGGTGGCGTGA